The Pseudomonadota bacterium nucleotide sequence CGTGCACGCGCTGGGCCAGGTCGCCCATTTTTGCACCGGTTCCTCCATACCGCTAGAGGGGTTCGCAAGGGGCATAAACTCGCTTCTCCCTGACGACATCTCGATAGTGAGCGCCGAGGAGGCGGGCGAGTCGTTCCACGCCAACCGGGACGCGAAGGGGAAGATATACCTCTACCGCCTGCTCGCCTCGTGCGGGGGCGCGCCGCTGGCGCAGGGCCGCTGCTGGCAGATGCGCGAGCCGCTCGACCTGGCGGGCATGCGAGAGGGGGCGGCCGCGCTCGTGGGGGAGCACGACTTCGAGAGCTTCAGGGCCGCCGGCTGCGCCGCCGAGCACTCGGTGCGCAGGATAGACAGGATAGATATCGATGAGTGCGCATCCCCGGACCCGATCTTCGCCTCAGGGGATGCCGCCTCGCTCGTCGAGTTCACGTTCGAGGGCGCAGGGTTCCTCCGCCACATGATTAGAAACATCGTGGGTACCCTTGTGGACGTGGGCAG carries:
- the truA gene encoding tRNA pseudouridine(38-40) synthase TruA, which produces MRTIKLTISYDGTNYVGWQVQANGLSVQELIQRALSRMTGEGIAVIGASRTDAGVHALGQVAHFCTGSSIPLEGFARGINSLLPDDISIVSAEEAGESFHANRDAKGKIYLYRLLASCGGAPLAQGRCWQMREPLDLAGMREGAAALVGEHDFESFRAAGCAAEHSVRRIDRIDIDECASPDPIFASGDAASLVEFTFEGAGFLRHMIRNIVGTLVDVGRGRIEPQDVRRILGARKREQAGRCAPACGLYLVKVLY